The following are encoded together in the Acinetobacter radioresistens DSM 6976 = NBRC 102413 = CIP 103788 genome:
- the prpB gene encoding methylisocitrate lyase, with protein sequence MTQQMSAGLRFRQALEAEKPLQIMGTVNAYAAMLATQVGYKAIYLSGAGVANYSYGLPDLGMTSLDNVLEDVRRITERVDTPLLVDIDTGWGGAFNIARSIKQMIRAGAAAVHIEDQVAQKRCGHRPNKEIVSQQEMVDRIKAAADAKIDPNFVLMARTDALQKEGLQAVIDRACACVEAGADAIFAEAMTDITMYRTVCDAVGVPVLANITEFGDTPYYTTEELAEQGIRMVLYPLSATRAMQKAALEVMRSVREQGTQVHVLDKMQPRKELYEFLDYHSFENTLDKLFKQEN encoded by the coding sequence ATGACACAACAAATGTCTGCAGGTTTAAGATTTAGACAAGCATTGGAAGCAGAAAAACCGCTACAGATCATGGGCACAGTGAATGCCTATGCAGCCATGCTGGCAACCCAGGTAGGCTATAAAGCAATATATTTATCAGGTGCAGGTGTGGCGAACTATTCATACGGTTTACCTGATCTGGGCATGACCAGTCTAGATAATGTTCTAGAAGATGTACGCCGTATTACTGAACGTGTAGATACTCCTTTACTGGTTGATATCGATACAGGCTGGGGCGGCGCTTTTAATATCGCCCGCAGTATTAAACAGATGATCCGTGCAGGTGCGGCGGCAGTTCATATTGAGGATCAGGTTGCCCAAAAACGTTGTGGACACCGTCCAAATAAAGAAATTGTGTCACAGCAGGAAATGGTTGACCGTATTAAAGCTGCAGCCGATGCAAAAATTGACCCCAATTTTGTCTTGATGGCACGAACCGATGCGCTGCAAAAAGAAGGCCTGCAGGCAGTAATTGACCGTGCCTGTGCTTGTGTTGAAGCAGGTGCAGATGCAATTTTTGCCGAAGCCATGACCGATATTACCATGTACCGCACTGTATGCGATGCTGTGGGTGTGCCAGTGCTTGCCAATATAACCGAGTTTGGTGATACCCCTTATTATACAACAGAAGAGCTGGCTGAGCAGGGCATTCGTATGGTGTTGTATCCGCTTTCTGCAACACGCGCCATGCAAAAAGCAGCGCTTGAAGTGATGCGCTCCGTTCGTGAACAAGGTACACAGGTGCATGTTTTAGATAAGATGCAACCACGAAAAGAACTTTACGAATTTTTAGATTATCACTCTTTTGAAAATACCTTAGACAAACTCTTCAAGCAGGAGAATTAA
- the prpC gene encoding bifunctional 2-methylcitrate synthase/citrate synthase: protein MAEGKVLTGAGLRGQVAGKTALSTVGKSGAGLTYRGYDVQDLAENCQFEEVAYLIFFGELPTAEQLASYKEKLKSLRQLPQALKEVLERIPADSHPMDVMRTGVSMLGNLETEKSFDQQQDIADRILATLPAIICYWYRYSHDGVRIEESTDDDSIGAQFLHLLHGKKPNELHEQVMNVSLILYAEHEFNASTFTARVCASTLSDMHSCITGAIGSLRGPLHGGANEAAMDMIENWQSPEEAEREMLGMLERKEKIMGFGHAIYKDNDPRNGIIKVWSERLANDVGDTVLYPVSVRCEEVMWREKKLFCNADFFHASAYHFMGIPTKLFTPIFVMSRVTGWAAHVMEQRADNRIIRPSADYIGHELRKVIPIAERSKQSA from the coding sequence ATGGCTGAAGGAAAAGTACTAACAGGCGCTGGACTGCGCGGACAGGTCGCTGGTAAAACTGCACTTTCAACTGTAGGAAAAAGTGGAGCAGGCCTGACTTATCGTGGTTATGACGTACAGGATCTGGCAGAAAACTGTCAGTTTGAAGAAGTGGCTTATCTGATTTTCTTTGGTGAGTTGCCGACTGCTGAGCAGCTGGCTTCTTACAAGGAGAAGTTAAAGTCTTTGCGTCAACTGCCCCAAGCTTTAAAAGAAGTACTGGAACGTATCCCGGCTGATTCACATCCGATGGATGTTATGCGTACTGGTGTTTCAATGCTGGGGAATCTGGAAACAGAAAAATCATTTGACCAGCAGCAGGATATCGCAGACCGTATCCTGGCGACTTTACCAGCAATTATCTGCTATTGGTATCGTTATAGTCATGATGGTGTACGTATTGAAGAAAGTACTGATGATGATTCTATTGGTGCACAGTTCCTGCATTTGTTACACGGTAAAAAACCCAATGAACTGCATGAACAGGTGATGAATGTATCACTCATTTTGTATGCAGAGCATGAATTCAATGCTTCAACTTTTACTGCACGTGTCTGCGCTTCTACTTTATCTGATATGCATTCGTGCATTACTGGCGCAATTGGTTCATTACGTGGTCCGTTACATGGTGGCGCCAATGAAGCCGCTATGGATATGATTGAAAACTGGCAGTCTCCAGAAGAAGCTGAGCGTGAGATGCTGGGCATGCTGGAACGTAAAGAAAAAATCATGGGCTTTGGTCATGCCATCTATAAAGACAATGATCCGCGTAATGGGATTATTAAAGTCTGGTCTGAGCGTCTTGCGAATGATGTCGGAGATACTGTTCTATATCCGGTATCGGTACGTTGTGAAGAAGTCATGTGGCGCGAGAAAAAGCTATTCTGTAATGCGGATTTCTTCCATGCCTCGGCTTATCATTTTATGGGTATTCCAACAAAGCTGTTTACACCGATTTTTGTAATGAGCCGTGTTACTGGCTGGGCTGCTCATGTAATGGAGCAGCGTGCAGATAACCGTATTATTCGCCCAAGCGCTGATTATATCGGTCATGAACTGCGTAAAGTTATACCTATTGCTGAGCGTAGCAAGCAGTCTGCTTAA
- the glnG gene encoding nitrogen regulation protein NR(I), with the protein MPQNKIWVIDDDRTMRWVLEKTFKEEGFEVTSFEEAQSALDQLMLAPPDVILTDIRMPGIDGLTFLSKVKQSNPDLPVIIMTAHSDLESAVSSYQTGAFEYLPKPFDIDEALALVQRAILHISKLQQQESRVTAPIQSTEIIGESPAMQEVFRAIGRLTQSHITVLINGESGTGKELVAHALHKHSPRKNKPFIALNMAAIPKDLIETELFGHEKGAFTGANSQRQGRFEQANGGTLFLDEIGDMPFETQTRLLRVLADGEFYRVGGHISVKVDVRIVTATHQDLEKLVHDGRFREDLFHRLNVIRIHIPKLAHRSEDIPMLAQHFLARAGKELGVSPKILRQETVQYMQQLPWPGNVRQLENTCRWLTVMITGREIYPEDLPPELKQIPIQRAEDASISSPSIQRASSQQWDELLGQWAIQKLQNGEMKILDIATPLFERTLIQAALQQTRGRKRHAAELLGWGRNTLTRKLKELGMSTADDEIEEEIED; encoded by the coding sequence ATGCCGCAAAATAAAATCTGGGTTATTGATGATGACCGCACCATGCGCTGGGTACTGGAAAAAACTTTCAAAGAAGAAGGTTTCGAGGTAACAAGCTTTGAAGAGGCCCAGTCTGCCCTGGATCAGCTTATGCTGGCACCACCAGATGTTATTTTAACCGACATACGCATGCCTGGTATTGACGGGCTCACCTTTCTAAGCAAAGTCAAACAGAGTAACCCCGATTTACCAGTCATTATTATGACTGCACATTCTGACCTTGAATCTGCAGTATCAAGTTACCAGACAGGTGCTTTTGAATATTTACCCAAACCTTTCGATATCGATGAAGCCTTGGCTCTGGTACAACGTGCAATTTTGCATATCAGTAAATTGCAGCAACAGGAATCCCGAGTTACTGCTCCTATCCAGTCAACCGAAATAATAGGTGAATCGCCGGCGATGCAGGAAGTATTCCGTGCAATTGGCCGTTTAACACAGTCTCATATTACTGTCTTAATCAATGGTGAATCCGGTACAGGCAAAGAGCTGGTAGCACATGCTTTACACAAGCATTCACCACGAAAAAACAAACCATTTATTGCCCTGAATATGGCGGCTATTCCAAAAGATCTGATTGAAACTGAACTGTTCGGTCATGAAAAGGGTGCTTTTACCGGCGCAAACAGTCAGCGTCAGGGACGTTTTGAACAGGCCAATGGCGGAACTCTTTTTCTTGATGAAATTGGAGATATGCCTTTTGAAACACAAACCCGCCTTTTACGTGTATTGGCCGATGGTGAATTTTATCGGGTGGGTGGACATATATCAGTAAAAGTTGATGTCCGTATTGTGACTGCAACTCATCAGGATTTGGAAAAACTGGTTCACGATGGCCGTTTCCGTGAAGACTTATTTCACCGTTTAAATGTTATCCGGATTCATATTCCTAAACTTGCGCACCGTAGTGAAGATATTCCAATGCTGGCTCAGCATTTCTTGGCGCGTGCAGGTAAAGAACTGGGAGTTAGCCCAAAAATACTGCGACAGGAAACCGTACAGTATATGCAGCAACTTCCTTGGCCGGGTAATGTACGTCAACTTGAAAATACCTGCCGCTGGCTAACGGTCATGATTACTGGCCGAGAAATTTATCCAGAAGATCTTCCTCCAGAACTTAAACAGATACCCATCCAGAGGGCTGAAGACGCCTCCATTTCATCTCCTAGCATACAGCGTGCCTCCAGCCAGCAGTGGGATGAACTGTTAGGTCAGTGGGCGATTCAGAAACTGCAAAATGGTGAAATGAAAATTCTGGATATTGCCACACCCCTGTTTGAGCGTACTTTGATTCAGGCAGCACTGCAACAAACTCGTGGACGTAAACGTCATGCTGCCGAGCTTTTAGGCTGGGGTCGTAACACGCTGACTCGTAAACTTAAAGAACTGGGTATGAGTACAGCCGACGATGAGATCGAAGAAGAAATTGAAGATTAA
- the glnL gene encoding nitrogen regulation protein NR(II) yields the protein MEQYTEIDYRLLVDHLTTAILLVDSNLDIFYLNSSCEALFDISLLRASGLPVINLLQTPDDTFNTEEALLNTFKTGQPYTRREAIVSVNFKDIHVDYTVSELNSGKSYHPLLIIEINPIDRMLKISKEENFIQQHQVARQLIRGVAHEIKNPLAGIRGATQLLARSLNDPQYAEFTDIIINEVDRLRNLADIMLGSRQLPSYENVNIHEPLERVRSLIANQTKNKIKIVRDYDLSLPEVHADRDQLIQVMLNIGANAVQAISENREFFVHHRPELIFRTRIQRLVTINGLLHRSAIRIDIEDNGPGVPEEIQESVFYPLVTGRAKGTGLGLSIAQNIMHQHNGMIECQSVPGQTIFSLYLPWELNHAAK from the coding sequence ATGGAGCAATATACAGAAATTGACTATCGTTTACTTGTAGACCACTTGACTACAGCAATTTTACTTGTCGATAGCAATCTCGATATTTTCTACCTGAATTCTTCTTGTGAAGCACTGTTTGATATTAGCCTGTTACGTGCAAGTGGCCTTCCTGTTATTAATTTACTGCAAACACCGGATGATACTTTTAATACAGAAGAAGCACTGCTCAACACTTTTAAAACAGGCCAGCCTTATACCCGCCGTGAGGCAATTGTTAGCGTCAATTTTAAGGATATTCATGTAGATTATACCGTTTCAGAGCTAAATTCGGGTAAATCCTATCACCCCCTGCTCATAATTGAAATTAATCCGATTGACCGCATGCTCAAAATTTCCAAAGAAGAGAACTTTATTCAGCAGCATCAGGTCGCACGGCAATTGATCCGTGGTGTAGCACATGAAATTAAAAATCCGCTAGCAGGTATCAGAGGGGCCACCCAGCTACTGGCACGCAGCCTGAATGACCCGCAATATGCAGAATTTACCGATATTATTATTAATGAAGTAGACCGGCTTAGAAATCTGGCAGATATCATGCTGGGTTCGCGTCAGTTACCAAGCTATGAAAATGTCAATATTCATGAGCCATTAGAACGTGTACGCTCATTAATTGCCAATCAGACTAAAAATAAAATCAAGATTGTGCGGGATTATGATTTGTCCTTACCTGAAGTTCATGCTGACCGCGATCAATTAATCCAGGTTATGCTCAATATTGGTGCAAATGCAGTACAGGCAATATCAGAAAACAGGGAATTTTTTGTGCATCACCGGCCTGAACTTATTTTTAGAACACGTATACAGCGACTGGTGACAATTAATGGATTATTACATCGCTCTGCTATACGTATAGACATTGAAGATAATGGACCGGGTGTTCCAGAAGAAATACAGGAATCCGTTTTTTATCCACTTGTTACCGGACGTGCCAAAGGCACTGGACTAGGTTTAAGCATTGCACAGAACATTATGCACCAGCATAACGGCATGATTGAATGCCAGTCTGTTCCAGGACAAACCATATTCAGCTTATATTTACCTTGGGAGTTAAACCATGCCGCAAAATAA
- the rimO gene encoding 30S ribosomal protein S12 methylthiotransferase RimO, whose protein sequence is MKSPKVGFVSLGCPKALVDSERILTQLKTEGYQVASDYDGADLVVVNTCGFIESAVQESLDAIGEAMSENGRVIVTGCLGKDEDKIRQMHPNVLKVTGAAAYEDVMSAVHQYVPAPPKHNPFIDLVPEQGVRLTPKHYAYLKISEGCNHRCTFCIIPSMRGDLVSRPVGSVLEEAAALKRAGVREILVISQDTSAYGVDTKYKLDFWNGQPVKTKFFDMCEALGQLGIWVRLHYVYPYPHVDAVIDLMAQGKILPYLDIPFQHASPRILKLMKRPAHSENTLERLKVWREKCPDLVIRSTFVVGFPGETEEDFQILLEWLKEAQLDRVGCFTYSPVEGATANDLPDHVPEEVKQERYERFMQVQQEISAAKLQKRIGQTMTVLVDNLEEEFPVAVARSYADAPEIDGNVFVEDIDKSQIKSGDLLEVEITDADEYDLFAKLIRIKSV, encoded by the coding sequence ATGAAGTCCCCCAAAGTCGGTTTTGTTTCTTTAGGTTGTCCTAAGGCATTGGTAGATTCTGAACGAATCTTAACTCAGTTGAAAACTGAAGGTTATCAAGTAGCATCAGATTACGATGGTGCTGATTTAGTTGTTGTAAATACCTGTGGTTTTATCGAATCGGCAGTACAAGAATCCTTGGATGCGATTGGCGAAGCCATGAGTGAAAATGGCCGGGTCATTGTAACCGGTTGTCTTGGAAAAGATGAAGACAAGATTCGCCAAATGCACCCGAATGTCCTGAAAGTGACTGGTGCAGCAGCGTATGAAGATGTTATGTCTGCAGTACATCAGTATGTGCCGGCACCACCCAAGCATAATCCTTTTATTGATCTGGTTCCTGAACAGGGCGTTCGTCTGACCCCTAAACATTATGCATATTTAAAAATATCAGAAGGGTGTAATCATCGCTGTACATTCTGCATTATTCCAAGTATGCGCGGTGATCTGGTTTCACGTCCGGTTGGTTCTGTGCTTGAAGAAGCTGCTGCACTTAAGCGTGCCGGTGTAAGAGAAATTCTGGTCATTTCTCAGGATACTTCAGCCTATGGTGTCGATACCAAGTATAAGCTTGATTTCTGGAATGGACAGCCGGTAAAAACCAAATTCTTCGACATGTGTGAAGCACTAGGGCAACTGGGAATTTGGGTGCGTCTGCATTATGTCTACCCTTACCCACATGTGGATGCTGTTATTGACTTAATGGCGCAAGGTAAGATCTTACCTTATCTGGATATCCCATTCCAACATGCCAGTCCGCGTATTCTGAAGTTGATGAAACGTCCCGCGCATAGTGAAAATACGCTAGAACGCTTAAAAGTATGGCGAGAAAAATGTCCTGATCTCGTGATTCGTTCGACATTTGTAGTAGGTTTCCCCGGTGAAACTGAAGAAGATTTTCAAATTTTGCTGGAATGGCTCAAAGAAGCTCAGCTTGACCGTGTAGGCTGCTTTACCTATTCACCTGTAGAAGGTGCAACTGCAAATGATCTGCCAGATCATGTGCCAGAAGAAGTAAAGCAGGAGCGTTATGAGCGTTTTATGCAGGTACAGCAGGAAATTTCAGCTGCAAAACTGCAAAAGCGTATTGGTCAAACTATGACGGTGCTAGTTGATAATCTGGAAGAAGAATTTCCAGTTGCTGTTGCCCGCTCTTATGCTGATGCGCCAGAAATTGATGGTAATGTATTTGTAGAAGATATTGATAAGAGCCAGATCAAGTCCGGCGATCTGCTTGAGGTGGAAATTACAGATGCAGATGAATATGACCTGTTTGCAAAGCTGATCCGTATCAAGTCGGTTTAA
- the pyrH gene encoding UMP kinase, with translation MADSNSPRYSRILLKLSGEALSGNKDMGIDANVLDQMSLSIAHLVGLGVQVGIVVGGGNLYRGSQLQKDGLVGRVTGDQMGMLATVMNGLALRDALVRRNIKTRLMSALPIGTVVESYSSRDAIRHLGQNEVCVFVAGTGNPFFTTDTAACLRGIEIEANLILKATKVDGVYNKDPSKYDDAVRYDHLTFDQVLDEKLGVMDLTAICLCRDHNVPLQVFDMNKSGALLSVVMGEKEGTHVTN, from the coding sequence ATGGCAGATAGTAATAGCCCGCGTTATTCACGCATCCTGCTTAAATTGTCAGGTGAAGCCCTGTCAGGTAATAAAGACATGGGTATCGATGCGAATGTGCTTGATCAAATGTCTTTATCTATTGCGCACTTGGTAGGTCTGGGCGTACAGGTAGGTATTGTGGTAGGTGGCGGCAATCTTTATCGTGGAAGTCAGCTGCAAAAAGATGGTTTGGTAGGTCGTGTAACAGGGGACCAAATGGGCATGCTGGCTACAGTGATGAATGGCCTGGCCCTACGTGATGCTCTGGTGCGCCGTAACATCAAAACCCGGTTAATGTCAGCATTACCGATTGGTACGGTGGTTGAGTCTTACTCTAGTCGTGATGCGATTCGTCATCTGGGCCAGAACGAAGTATGTGTATTTGTAGCAGGTACAGGTAACCCATTCTTTACAACTGATACAGCGGCTTGCCTGCGTGGTATTGAAATTGAGGCTAACCTGATTCTAAAAGCTACTAAAGTTGATGGTGTCTATAATAAAGACCCAAGCAAATATGATGATGCGGTCCGTTATGATCATTTAACTTTTGATCAGGTATTGGATGAGAAGCTAGGTGTGATGGATTTAACAGCAATCTGTCTATGCCGTGATCACAATGTACCGTTACAAGTATTTGATATGAATAAGTCAGGTGCTTTACTTTCAGTGGTAATGGGTGAAAAAGAAGGTACGCACGTTACGAACTAA
- the frr gene encoding ribosome recycling factor, which produces MINDLKKDSEQRMQKSLESLEQGFAKVRTGRAHPSILNGVMVPYYGSDVPLNQVANVGVEDSRTLVVQPFERTMVSAIDKAIRESDLGLNPITADAIRVPMPALTEETRRDMQKVARTEAENAKVAIRNIRRDVLGDIKALLKEKEISEDDERRAGEEIQKITDKYVAEVDKRLAAKEAELMKV; this is translated from the coding sequence ATGATTAACGACCTTAAAAAAGACAGCGAACAGCGTATGCAAAAGTCCCTGGAGTCTTTGGAACAGGGTTTTGCTAAAGTCCGTACTGGCCGTGCCCATCCGTCTATCTTAAATGGCGTTATGGTTCCTTACTATGGTTCTGATGTACCATTAAACCAGGTTGCAAACGTTGGTGTTGAAGATTCCCGTACTCTGGTGGTTCAGCCTTTTGAACGTACGATGGTCTCTGCAATTGATAAGGCAATTCGTGAAAGTGATTTGGGTCTGAACCCGATTACTGCAGATGCTATTCGTGTTCCAATGCCTGCACTGACTGAAGAAACCCGTCGTGATATGCAGAAGGTTGCCCGTACAGAAGCTGAGAATGCTAAAGTTGCTATCCGTAATATTCGACGTGACGTTCTAGGTGATATCAAGGCATTATTGAAGGAAAAAGAAATTTCTGAAGATGATGAGCGCCGTGCTGGTGAAGAGATCCAGAAAATTACTGACAAATATGTTGCTGAAGTTGATAAACGTTTGGCCGCCAAAGAAGCTGAATTGATGAAGGTCTAA
- the uppS gene encoding polyprenyl diphosphate synthase → MTASEEKHLPEHVAIIMDGNNRFAKKNQMQKGEGHREGKNVLDPIVECCVEQGVKALTVFAFSSENWNRPQFEVELLMSLLEETIHDQMPRMEKFDICLRFIGDRSRLPAHLRELMLQAEQRTANFSTMTLVIAVSYGGMWDIAEAAKQIAQDAVNQKIQIEDINVDLFGQYASLGDLPPVDLLIRTGGDYRLSNFLLWQAAYAELYFTPTLWPEFTVNEFNHALNIFNSRERRFGKTSEQIQQKKLEN, encoded by the coding sequence ATGACCGCATCCGAAGAGAAACATCTTCCTGAGCATGTTGCCATCATTATGGATGGCAACAACCGCTTTGCTAAAAAGAATCAGATGCAAAAAGGTGAAGGACATCGTGAAGGTAAAAATGTCCTCGATCCTATTGTTGAGTGCTGTGTAGAACAGGGTGTAAAAGCTTTAACTGTTTTTGCGTTTTCAAGTGAAAACTGGAATCGCCCGCAGTTTGAGGTCGAGTTGCTCATGTCTCTTCTTGAAGAGACAATTCATGACCAGATGCCACGGATGGAAAAGTTCGATATCTGTCTGCGTTTTATCGGAGATCGCTCACGGTTACCTGCACATTTGCGTGAATTAATGTTGCAAGCTGAACAAAGGACTGCTAATTTCAGCACAATGACGCTTGTTATCGCTGTCAGTTATGGTGGTATGTGGGATATTGCAGAAGCTGCAAAGCAGATTGCTCAAGATGCAGTAAACCAGAAAATCCAGATTGAAGATATTAATGTTGATTTGTTCGGACAGTACGCCTCGCTTGGAGATTTACCTCCTGTTGATCTGCTGATTCGTACCGGCGGAGATTATCGGCTTTCGAATTTCCTGCTTTGGCAGGCTGCTTATGCCGAGCTATATTTCACCCCGACGCTATGGCCTGAATTTACCGTAAATGAGTTCAACCACGCGCTCAACATTTTTAATAGCCGTGAACGGCGCTTTGGCAAAACTTCAGAGCAAATCCAACAAAAGAAACTTGAGAATTAA
- a CDS encoding phosphatidate cytidylyltransferase: MLERIITALVLVAVVLSCMFATQSDYPMLGLMVLAAGVAGYEWFKLMPRTTKYVIKPIAWCYGVLSAAISALVLYLNDIALLLWAASILTWIFSIYWVKSYPEYDNWYNATLKGIGIILICAAVTAIFAVWHSSPWWLMYLFLLVWGADSGAYFVGRKFGRKKLAPSVSPNKSVEGLYGGVSVAAIIIVVVAWIYLDLTLIQYLLFIILSVVTVLGSVLGDLFESMIKRRAGIKDSGRVLPGHGGVLDRIDSLLAAAPIFAAGMYLLKLIGVDL; this comes from the coding sequence ATGTTAGAGCGGATAATTACCGCATTGGTGTTGGTAGCAGTAGTACTGAGCTGCATGTTTGCTACCCAGTCAGATTATCCAATGTTAGGGCTTATGGTGTTGGCAGCGGGGGTCGCAGGATATGAGTGGTTTAAGCTCATGCCCAGAACTACAAAATATGTGATAAAACCGATTGCTTGGTGCTATGGTGTTCTCAGTGCCGCCATCTCGGCTCTGGTTCTCTATTTAAATGATATTGCCCTGTTACTGTGGGCTGCCTCTATTTTAACTTGGATTTTTAGTATTTACTGGGTAAAGTCATACCCTGAATATGATAACTGGTACAATGCTACACTTAAGGGTATTGGTATTATTCTTATTTGTGCGGCTGTTACAGCAATTTTTGCAGTCTGGCATAGTTCACCTTGGTGGCTGATGTATCTGTTTCTGCTGGTCTGGGGTGCAGACAGTGGTGCTTACTTTGTTGGTCGTAAGTTTGGACGAAAAAAACTGGCCCCCTCGGTTAGCCCAAATAAATCGGTAGAAGGCCTATACGGCGGAGTAAGCGTAGCCGCTATTATTATCGTTGTGGTGGCATGGATCTATCTCGATCTTACACTGATTCAATATCTGCTCTTCATTATACTTTCTGTAGTTACGGTACTAGGTTCAGTACTGGGTGATCTTTTTGAGTCCATGATTAAACGCCGCGCAGGCATTAAAGATTCCGGTCGTGTTCTTCCAGGACATGGCGGTGTACTCGATCGTATTGACTCTCTACTGGCCGCTGCACCTATATTTGCAGCGGGTATGTATCTGTTAAAACTTATTGGTGTAGATTTATAG
- the ispC gene encoding 1-deoxy-D-xylulose-5-phosphate reductoisomerase: MSQSVCILGVTGSIGQSTLKILEQHPDQYSVFAVSAYSRIDELAQICRQYQPKIAVVPADRVDQLSRHLKDLQLSHIQILSGEAGLIAVAEHPEVDVVMAAIVGAAGLLPTLSAVKAGKRVLLANKEALVMSGDIMMRAARDHQALLLPVDSEHNAIFQCLPHDYMNADAHGKPVKGVSRILLTASGGPFRQHSLQQLHEVTPQQACKHPNWSMGQKISVDSATLMNKGLELIEACHLFSIAEHFVTVVVHPESIIHSMVQYVDGSTLAQMGNPDMCTPIAHALAWPERIQTHVPALDLFAQQQLNFQEPDIVRFPALKLAREAMKAGGVAPAILNAANEMAVAAFLKEQIRFTHIAEIVEQTLNTVHNRSAEQLETILEADTQAREAAFDSIGKMRS, encoded by the coding sequence ATGTCACAATCTGTTTGTATATTGGGTGTTACAGGCTCTATTGGTCAGAGTACTTTAAAAATATTGGAGCAGCATCCAGATCAATATTCGGTGTTTGCAGTAAGTGCTTATAGCCGTATAGATGAGCTTGCCCAGATATGCAGACAATATCAGCCTAAAATAGCTGTAGTGCCCGCTGACCGTGTGGATCAGCTTAGCCGGCATTTAAAGGATTTGCAGCTCAGCCATATTCAAATCTTGAGTGGTGAGGCAGGCCTGATAGCCGTAGCTGAACATCCGGAAGTTGATGTGGTGATGGCAGCAATTGTCGGAGCAGCCGGGCTTTTACCGACTTTATCCGCTGTTAAAGCAGGTAAGCGAGTACTGCTAGCTAATAAAGAAGCACTCGTTATGTCTGGTGACATTATGATGCGTGCAGCGCGAGATCATCAGGCTTTACTTTTGCCGGTAGACTCTGAGCATAATGCCATTTTTCAATGTTTGCCTCATGACTATATGAATGCTGATGCGCATGGCAAACCTGTAAAAGGGGTGTCGCGTATTTTGCTTACTGCATCAGGTGGCCCATTCCGTCAGCATAGTCTTCAACAGTTGCATGAAGTCACTCCACAGCAGGCATGTAAGCATCCAAACTGGTCAATGGGACAAAAAATTTCAGTTGATTCAGCTACCCTAATGAATAAGGGGCTGGAATTAATTGAAGCCTGTCATCTATTTTCAATTGCTGAGCACTTTGTGACAGTTGTGGTTCATCCAGAAAGTATTATTCATTCCATGGTGCAATATGTAGATGGTTCAACTTTGGCACAAATGGGGAATCCGGATATGTGCACACCGATTGCTCATGCATTAGCTTGGCCTGAGCGTATACAGACTCATGTACCTGCACTTGACTTGTTTGCACAGCAGCAATTGAATTTTCAGGAACCGGATATCGTACGTTTCCCTGCGTTAAAGCTCGCAAGAGAAGCAATGAAAGCGGGAGGCGTAGCCCCTGCAATTTTAAATGCAGCCAATGAAATGGCAGTCGCAGCTTTTTTAAAAGAACAAATCCGTTTTACTCATATTGCTGAAATAGTTGAGCAGACCTTAAATACCGTTCACAATAGGTCTGCAGAACAGCTTGAGACCATACTTGAGGCTGATACGCAAGCGCGTGAAGCTGCATTTGACTCTATTGGAAAAATGAGAAGCTGA